TTTTTTTTCTTCTGCGAAAAAGCCATCATACTGCAACAAAACACCAACAGGATGATTTTGAATTTAAAGTTTGCATTTGAAAAATCTTTTTTTGAAATCATTTTATTCTGGTGTTGGTTATTTATTTACTTCGAATCGTTTTCAGTTTTATAAATCTTAACGTACAACTACTCCGTAACGGTAATAATTTCTCGCAGTCTGATATCTCTTGAAGATGCGCCAATCATAATTCTGAAATCGCCTGGCTCTACCACCCATTTCATATCTTCATTTAACATTTGTAAAACTTCTTTATTAATTTCAAATGAAACTTCTTTTGATTCTCCCGCTTTAAGTGAAATTCTTTCAAAACCTTTCATTTGTTTAATTGGTTGTGCAATAGATGACAAAAGATCTCTTACATACAACTGAACAACCTCATCACCATCAACAGCACTTGTATTTTTAATCGTGCAATACACTTTGGTTGTTTCTGATTTTCCGATTTTCTTTTTGTCAAATCGTAAATTGCTATATTCAAAAGTCGAATAACTTAATCCAAAACCAAACGGGAATAAAGGAGCTCCGTTTAAATTGGTATAATCATCAGAACGACCTGTTGGTTTGTGATTGTAGACCAATGGCAATTGTCCTTCAAAAACCGGGAAAGTAATTGGTAAACGTCCTGCCGGATTTTTATCTCCAAATAAAATATTTGCAATAGCATGACCGCCATCTTCTCCCGGATACCAAACATCCAGAATCGAAGGCACATTATTAATCCATTTATCCATTGTAATGGCGCTTCCTCCTACCAGAACCACAACAACTGGTTTTCCTGTTGCTGCAACCGCATTGATTAATTCTTCCTGATGTCCTAATAAACCTAAATAAGCTCTGTCATTAAATTCTCCTTCTTCAATTCCTGCAGCAATTACAGCAACATCTGATTTCTTAGCCGCCGCAACAGCTTCTTCAATTTTCTTCTGCCAATCATTATTAACTCCAACGTTCCAAACTAATTTGAATTTAGCATAACCCTGCGATTCAAAAAACTCGATTTTAATATCATATTCTTTGTCTTTTTCAAAATTGAAATCAACCAATTTGGCCGAGTACGTTTGGCTTTTCCAATTGTCAATAATTAGTTTCCCGTTCAGATACAAACGATAACCATCATTGCCCTCAAAACCAATTTTATAAATTCCTGATACTGGTGATTTGATTTTTCCTGTCCATTTTGCCGAATAAAAATCATAGTTAATTTTTTCCTGATCCGGAGAGTATAATGTCCAGTCAAAACTAATTGCATTATCTAATCTTGTCAAAGCAGGAGTTCCGCTTAATTGTACATTATTGAAATATTCGCCCGATAATCCGTTTACAGTTTTCCCCTTTTCAATGCTGAATAAATTAGCAGACGGAACAACGGTATATTCTTTATTTCTTCTCGCACAGCCTTCAGCCAGATTAATCACAGCCGACGTACCTAACTTTGCTTTTATACCGTCAAGCATATTTACTTTTCCGTTTCCTGGGCCGCTGTAACCGCCTAAACGAGCTTCGGTAATATCGTTTCCTATTAAAGTAATTGATTGTATAGATTTTTTAAGAGGCAGAATATTGTTGTCATTTTTCAATAAAACCATTCCCTTTTCTGCCGCTTCTCTTGCTAATAATTTATGAGCCGGATTTCCGTTCCATTTATTCGTTTCTTTTTCGTCAGCATATGGATTTTCGAACAATCCCAGTTCAAATTTCAATCTCAGAACTCTCGTTACGGCTTTATCAATATTTTTCATATCAATTCTTCCATCTAAGAAAGGAGGCTGAAACAATTTGTAATGATCATAAGCCGTTTGAAAAATAACATCTAACCCATTATTGATCGCATTTGCACTTGATTCTGGATAGTCTTTTGCCGTATAATGCAGTACATTTCCTCCACCAACAGCATTTGCATCTGAAATAATGAATCCCTTAAAATTCATTTCGCCTTTCAGCTTTTTATTCAACAGCCAATTATTTGCTGTACACGGACTTCCGTTTATAGTATTGTATGAAGTCATCACACTTCGGCTTCCGCCTTCATTAAAGCAGGCGCGAAATGGAGGAAACTGATATTCTTCTAAATAACGTTCATTGTAATCAATTGGATAACTGTCACGACCGCCGTCTCCGCTGTTTGCAAGGAAATGTTTTGGAGTTGTGATTACTCCTCTTTCTTCAAAAGACGACACATAAGCGACTCCCATTTTTGAAGAAAGAAAAGGATCTTCACCATACGTTTCCTCTACTCGCCCCCAGCGAACATCTGAAGCAAGATTTACAACAGGTGATAAAATCTGACGGATTCCACGGCTTTTTGATTCTAATGCAATCGCTGTTGAAACTCTTTTCATTAACCCCGGATCAAACGTTGCCGCCAATGAAATAGACTGCGGAAATGCTGTTGCTCCGTCTCTGACTAATCCGTGCAATGCTTCATCAAAAGCAATTATAGGAATTCCTAAACGTGTTTTTTCGACAAAATATTTCTGTATTTTATTAATTAGTTTTACTGTTTCTTTTGCATTACTTGCTGCGCTGTAATCTAAAATTTGATTACTTGCATCAGTACTTCCTTTCGCACTTACCTGAAAACCAAATATTCCGTTTTTATAATTTTCTGCTCCATCAGACAAATCACCGGGAATCATGAACATCTGCCAAAATTTTTCCTCAACCGTCATTCGGGATAATAGATCCTGAACGCGCTCGTCAACGGGAAGTTTTGGATTTTTATACTTTGGAGTGTTTTGTGAAAATATACTTTGCGCTCCAAGAAATAAAACGATTAAAAGTGCTTTTTTGTTCATGATAATACTACTATTGTGCTGAATGGATTGAGTAACTTTTTATAAAAAATGCCATCCTCAAAAGTTGAAGATGACATTTTCTATACTTTTATTAATTCGTCAGGAAACCACCCTGACCTCTGTATAATTTAATTGGCGCATCTAATGTTACTTTAATACAAGTCACATATTTATCTGCTGTATTCTCTGGCAAATCGATATAAACCAATCCCGGAACAGCGCTCCAGGAAATTTTCCCTACTACTTTGTGCGTTAATTTTACATTTGAACCCAAAACCGTAATATCCTGAATTTTATTATCAAGACCTTTTAACATCAATTGTCCTGAAGTTTTTCCGTGTACAAATAAGTAAAGCGTTTTTGAATCTTTAGAAAGTGTGGTTGGTCCATAAAAATGTCCTAACGGAATTCCCGGAACTGTTCCAAAAATACCTTCACCATTTCTTCTGTTCCAATCTCCCAGTTCTTTCAATGTTGAAACCACTGTGTCTGGATATGTTCCGTCAGGTTTTGGCCCTATGTCAAGCAATAAATTTCCTCCGTTTGAAACTGCATCTACAAAAATAGTAATGATCTCGTAAGGCGTTTTCCAATTGTTATCGCTCACACGGTATCCCCAGTTTTCATTCATAGTCATGCATAATTCCCACCATTTGAATGCCGGACGCACCACTGGAAAGTTTTGTTCTGGTGTATCATAATCACCATAACCCTGTAAACGTCCGTTAATGATGGTGTTAGGATTTCTGTCTAACATCATTTTACGCGTTTTCTCAGCCTGCCATTCATCTGCACTATGCTCCCAATCGCCATCAAACCACCATAAATCCGGATTGTACCAATCTGAAATTTCTTTGATTTGTCCTTGGAAAAATTTCTGAAAACGTTCCCAGCGAGCTGGTTCTTTTTTAATATCATAACGCGCTTTATCTTTCAAGAAGCCCGGATAATCGTTATGTGTCCAATCGATTAATGAAAAATAAGCACCGCATTTTACATCTCTTTTGCGCAATTCCTCAAAGAATGGTTTAATCATATCTTTTTTGGCAGGAGTAGTTTTTACTGAACTCAACTTACCTAATTTGGTATCGTACATTGCCACACCATCGTGGTGTTTTGTTGTAATTACTGCATATTTAGCTCCTGAATCTTTGATCATATCTGCCCAGGCAGCAGGATCATATTTACTCAAAGTGTAGCTTTTTTGCTGTTTCATATAATCTTCTACAGAAATTTTTCCATTGTGAAAACTCCAGGATTCAGAAACATCAGCAACGGAATAAATTCCCGCATGAATAAAAATCCCCAGCTTAGCATCTTCAAACCATTTCATTTTTTCGGCAATATCTTTTGCAGCAATTTTGTTCTGCGCACTGCCCGCAATAGATGTTCCTACGAACAAAGCGGTTAAGATTATCTTTTTAATCATTTTTAATTTATTTTGTTTGTTTATTATTTAATTCTAATTGTTGTTGAAGCGCCCTGTAATCCTGCACTTTCTGCTTTTACAGTAAATTGACCTTTCTGCTCTTTTTTAGCTTTAACTATCACTAAAACTTTTCCGTTAAAAGCGGGTCTTTCTGTACTTTGAAAAGGCACAAAACTGGTTGCATCACCATTATCTGTAGCCACAATTTCTCCTGCTCCTTCAATTGAAAATTTCATTAATGGATTTGTACGCGGAACTACTAAACCATTATTATCTGTAATATCAACCGTTACAAAAACCAGATCAACATCGTCTGCAAGAACTTCTGCTCTATCTGCTGTCATTTTCAATTTTGTTTCGGTTCCTGTAGTTTTAACGATATCTGTTGCCCATATTTTACCATTCTTATAGCAAACTACTTTCAGTTCCCCTGGTGTATAAACTACATCATCCCACGTTAAACGAAAGTCTTTTCCAGCTTCCATTTTCTTTCTTCCCAGACTTTTTCCGTTTAAGAACAATTCACCTTCGTTTCCAGAAGTGTAAACATGTACAGGAACTACTTTCCCTATGCGTTCACTCCAGTTCCAATGCGGCAAAATATGTGCTGTAGGAACATCTGGTCTCCAATGTGATTTGTAGCTGTAATAACGGTCTTTTGGAAATCCGGCCAAATCGATAATTCCAAAATAACTGCTTCTTGACGGTGGATTACTTTTTTGCAATTCTGCCAATTTTGCTTCTAATTCTTTTTGTTTAGAAGGATCCGTTCTAAAATTCAACAAATTTGTTTCATCTGAGTTGTATGGTGTTGGTTCACCCAAATAATCAAAACCTGTCCAAACGTATTCCCCTAATAAATGCGGGTATTTTGCATTGGTACGAAATTGTGTGTCTGGCGAACAGCCCCAGTCTGGAAATGCATCATCATAAGACGAAATCTGCCAGGAAGTTTTGTTGTACTTATCATCAAAGAAATATTCTCCGCGTGAACTTACAGTAGAGGATGTTTCACTGCCCAGCGTTGGTTTATTTGCATATCTTGGATCAACATCCCATTTTGGCTGCTGGTCAAAAAAGTAATTTACTCCCATAATATCTAATGCCATAACAGCTCCAGAACCTCTTCCTCCATCAGGATCATTATATCCGTTAGAAACCGGGCGTGTCGGATCTTCTCTGCGCATAATATCAGCCAGTTCTTTGGTCAATTTTACATTTTGCTGATCTGGAACTTCGTTTCCAATTGACCAGATAAATACCGAAGGATTGTTTCTGTCTCTGCGAACCAAAGCCATTAAATCTTTTTCATGCCATTCGTCAAAAATCAAATTATAATCCAGTTTCTTTTTACCAATTTTCCACGCATCAAAAGCTTCATCCCAAACTAAGAATCCCATTTTGTCTGCCAATTCCAACAATTCCGGAGCAGGCGGATTATGAGAAGTTCTTAACGAATTACAGCCCATTTCTTTCAGCATTACCAATTGTCTTTTTAATGCCGATGTATTGATTGCAGCACCCAGCGCCCCTAAATCATGGTGATTACAGGTTCCGAATATTTCTACTCTTTTTCCATTTAAAAGGAATCCGTTTCTTGGCGTAAATTCAATCGTTCTGATTCCGAAAGGAGTATTATAAGTATCCACCACCTTTCCGTCAACGCTTATTTTGGTTTGTGCTACATAACGATTTGGTGTTTTTAAATCCCATAATTTAGGGTTGTTCAAAACCGAATGTGTTTCAGCCTCTTCACTTCCGTTTGCTTTAATGTCAAGTGTTGAAGTAATTAATGAACCTACTTTTGCTTTAAGATTGTCATTTATATCTATTTCATATAAATCCGTTGTAACAACTGCTTTTACTGATTTACTTGAAGCGTTATCTACTTTTACCATTACTTTGATATCAGCTGCTTCTTTGGTAATATTTGGAGTTGTAACGTATGTTCCCCAATGTGCCACATGAACCGGGCTCGTTTTTACCAGCCAAACATGGCGATAGATTCCTGCTCCCGGATACCAGCGAGAATCCCAGTTTTCAGTATCTAAACGAACGGCTAAAATATTTTCCTTACCAAATTTTAAAAACGGAGTCAGATTCATACGGAAGGAATTATAGCCAAACGGCCATGTTCCCACATAGTTTCCATTTAAATAAATTTTAGCATTAGCCATAGCACCGTCAAAATCAACAAAAATTTGTTTTCCTGAATCTGAAGCCGGTACGGTAAAATGTTTGCGATACCATCCAATTCCTTTCCAAGGCAATTTTCCCGTTTCGCCTCGTAGTTCAATTCTAAATGGTCCTTTGATAGCCCAATCGTGTGGCAGATTTAATTTTTCCCAAGCAGTTTCGTTTACTGAAACGGCTTCTAAATTCTTAGGTTCTTCTTTCACTAATCCGTTAGCTTGAGATCCGTATCTTGAAAAAAGCCAATTGTCGTCAAATGACTGTGTATCTACAGAACCCATTCTCTTTATTACGGTATTCTGGGAAAATCCGGACAAACTGATCATCGAACATAGTAGCATTGCAAGGCAACTCTTAAGCGGAAATATATTTTTGGTTATAATCATTCTGGTTGGTTATTTTGGTTTTGTTCATAAAATGAACGCGTTATAGTCCATTCTTATTTATTCAATATTCAAATTTTTTATATCTGTTTTTATTTGCCGCTTCGTCATTTTGAAGGCAGTGATTTTTGGTTTCCAGGTTGTATTAAACGTATTATGCCTAATTACAACATTCTTGCAGGCAGTAAGGGTAAAGAAATTTTCATTTGATCCCGATGCAAGCAAATTGGACTGATTAATTGTATTATTCAAAAAAGACAATCCGTCTGTAGAACGTGCTGACAAAATATGTTTATCAAAAACTTTGAATGTATTATTCTCAATTCTGATGTTGCGATGCACATAATAACCCGAAACCAACTCGTGATTTTCTGGCGCAATGTTGATTATCGTTTCAGAATTATACGCACATTCTTCAAAAGTGTTGTTTCGGATTGTTACATCTGAAACTGCACCCGACTCAAACCAGCTCGATGCATCGTTTGCAATCAAAATAGCATGCATTCCTGTACGGTAAAATGTATTATTTTCTATTATTATTTTTCTGCGTGTCGTCAATAACAACCCTCTTGTATTTGTACGCTCAAATCTTGAATTTCGAATAGTAACTTCGGGTGTCCAGGTTATATTTTCGATCACGTCTCCTACTTTAACTTTATCTGATATTTCGTCATCTAAAAACAGCTCCATTTCTTTTTGTCCAATCAATTTTGCTGATTTTAATTTGCTGTAATTAATTGGTTGCAACGTTTGCGGATTTACAAAACTGATACTGTCTCCTGCAAAAAAAGCTTCAAATCCGTAGGTTTGATGGTGCATGAATTGTACTTTTATTTTATTGCGTTCTGAAATTTCAGTTACTTTTAAATGAGTTCCATGTACATTTACAGGATCGTCATGAGAACCTGATGTTTTACACTGATCAACCAAAATTTTTCCTTTACAACCAGAAAAATGAAAACAATCTGCAAACGAAGCAATCGCACGTCCTGAATCTTCACGAGGTGCGACTACCACCTTTGTAAATGTTATATTTTCGGCAAATTGAGAAACGATTCCCAATCCGTGCATGTAATGCATTTTTACATTAGACAGAACAATATCTTTACTTAAGGTGATAAAACCTCCGCAATTGTCTCTGTATGTGTCACGAATAGAAAGCACATCTCCTGCTTTATAATTTTCTTTTGTAAAATTGCCTTCAAACAAAACGGTTCTATTCTCTTCCTGAGTCGCTTTTGAATTCAAAAATGGCTCAAATGAGGAATAGCGCATTAGATTTTTCTCTTTATCCAATAAAATTGTGTGATGAGAATTACTTCTCCAGCCTTCCCCGTAAAATCCAATTTTTCCGTTTTCGATACCATATCCGGAATCTGGATGAACTTTAATTTTGACCGCCGACGGTGAAACTGACATAATTGTTACTTCAGACATTGTTGGGCGTTCATAATCAAACTGAACGTTTTTAATCTCAACATTTTGACAGTTAAACAAAGCAAACGAAATCATTTTTCCATGCAAAACGACCAAAGTGTTTTTGCCATCCAAAGTGACATTTTTCAAATGATCGAAGAAAAATCCAATATTTTTTGTTTTCGATAAAGTATCGCTTTCTGTCGCATTCGAAATATAAATTTCCTTTTTGACTGCCTCTTCCGGCCATAAATCAATTCTTCCACCAGGTAACTGAATCACAACATTCTGTCTTCCCTGGCACTTTCTTAATGCTGTTGCAATTCCTTTACTTGCATTCAGATAACTATTCGATTTTACCCCAAACT
The sequence above is drawn from the Flavobacterium sp. N2038 genome and encodes:
- a CDS encoding right-handed parallel beta-helix repeat-containing protein, with the protein product MILFKKTVLLFLVFLTTFGVLGQVADTIKVTQFGVKSNSYLNASKGIATALRKCQGRQNVVIQLPGGRIDLWPEEAVKKEIYISNATESDTLSKTKNIGFFFDHLKNVTLDGKNTLVVLHGKMISFALFNCQNVEIKNVQFDYERPTMSEVTIMSVSPSAVKIKVHPDSGYGIENGKIGFYGEGWRSNSHHTILLDKEKNLMRYSSFEPFLNSKATQEENRTVLFEGNFTKENYKAGDVLSIRDTYRDNCGGFITLSKDIVLSNVKMHYMHGLGIVSQFAENITFTKVVVAPREDSGRAIASFADCFHFSGCKGKILVDQCKTSGSHDDPVNVHGTHLKVTEISERNKIKVQFMHHQTYGFEAFFAGDSISFVNPQTLQPINYSKLKSAKLIGQKEMELFLDDEISDKVKVGDVIENITWTPEVTIRNSRFERTNTRGLLLTTRRKIIIENNTFYRTGMHAILIANDASSWFESGAVSDVTIRNNTFEECAYNSETIINIAPENHELVSGYYVHRNIRIENNTFKVFDKHILSARSTDGLSFLNNTINQSNLLASGSNENFFTLTACKNVVIRHNTFNTTWKPKITAFKMTKRQIKTDIKNLNIE
- a CDS encoding alpha-L-fucosidase — encoded protein: MIKKIILTALFVGTSIAGSAQNKIAAKDIAEKMKWFEDAKLGIFIHAGIYSVADVSESWSFHNGKISVEDYMKQQKSYTLSKYDPAAWADMIKDSGAKYAVITTKHHDGVAMYDTKLGKLSSVKTTPAKKDMIKPFFEELRKRDVKCGAYFSLIDWTHNDYPGFLKDKARYDIKKEPARWERFQKFFQGQIKEISDWYNPDLWWFDGDWEHSADEWQAEKTRKMMLDRNPNTIINGRLQGYGDYDTPEQNFPVVRPAFKWWELCMTMNENWGYRVSDNNWKTPYEIITIFVDAVSNGGNLLLDIGPKPDGTYPDTVVSTLKELGDWNRRNGEGIFGTVPGIPLGHFYGPTTLSKDSKTLYLFVHGKTSGQLMLKGLDNKIQDITVLGSNVKLTHKVVGKISWSAVPGLVYIDLPENTADKYVTCIKVTLDAPIKLYRGQGGFLTN
- the galB gene encoding beta-galactosidase GalB, whose product is MIITKNIFPLKSCLAMLLCSMISLSGFSQNTVIKRMGSVDTQSFDDNWLFSRYGSQANGLVKEEPKNLEAVSVNETAWEKLNLPHDWAIKGPFRIELRGETGKLPWKGIGWYRKHFTVPASDSGKQIFVDFDGAMANAKIYLNGNYVGTWPFGYNSFRMNLTPFLKFGKENILAVRLDTENWDSRWYPGAGIYRHVWLVKTSPVHVAHWGTYVTTPNITKEAADIKVMVKVDNASSKSVKAVVTTDLYEIDINDNLKAKVGSLITSTLDIKANGSEEAETHSVLNNPKLWDLKTPNRYVAQTKISVDGKVVDTYNTPFGIRTIEFTPRNGFLLNGKRVEIFGTCNHHDLGALGAAINTSALKRQLVMLKEMGCNSLRTSHNPPAPELLELADKMGFLVWDEAFDAWKIGKKKLDYNLIFDEWHEKDLMALVRRDRNNPSVFIWSIGNEVPDQQNVKLTKELADIMRREDPTRPVSNGYNDPDGGRGSGAVMALDIMGVNYFFDQQPKWDVDPRYANKPTLGSETSSTVSSRGEYFFDDKYNKTSWQISSYDDAFPDWGCSPDTQFRTNAKYPHLLGEYVWTGFDYLGEPTPYNSDETNLLNFRTDPSKQKELEAKLAELQKSNPPSRSSYFGIIDLAGFPKDRYYSYKSHWRPDVPTAHILPHWNWSERIGKVVPVHVYTSGNEGELFLNGKSLGRKKMEAGKDFRLTWDDVVYTPGELKVVCYKNGKIWATDIVKTTGTETKLKMTADRAEVLADDVDLVFVTVDITDNNGLVVPRTNPLMKFSIEGAGEIVATDNGDATSFVPFQSTERPAFNGKVLVIVKAKKEQKGQFTVKAESAGLQGASTTIRIK
- a CDS encoding glycoside hydrolase family 3 protein encodes the protein MNKKALLIVLFLGAQSIFSQNTPKYKNPKLPVDERVQDLLSRMTVEEKFWQMFMIPGDLSDGAENYKNGIFGFQVSAKGSTDASNQILDYSAASNAKETVKLINKIQKYFVEKTRLGIPIIAFDEALHGLVRDGATAFPQSISLAATFDPGLMKRVSTAIALESKSRGIRQILSPVVNLASDVRWGRVEETYGEDPFLSSKMGVAYVSSFEERGVITTPKHFLANSGDGGRDSYPIDYNERYLEEYQFPPFRACFNEGGSRSVMTSYNTINGSPCTANNWLLNKKLKGEMNFKGFIISDANAVGGGNVLHYTAKDYPESSANAINNGLDVIFQTAYDHYKLFQPPFLDGRIDMKNIDKAVTRVLRLKFELGLFENPYADEKETNKWNGNPAHKLLAREAAEKGMVLLKNDNNILPLKKSIQSITLIGNDITEARLGGYSGPGNGKVNMLDGIKAKLGTSAVINLAEGCARRNKEYTVVPSANLFSIEKGKTVNGLSGEYFNNVQLSGTPALTRLDNAISFDWTLYSPDQEKINYDFYSAKWTGKIKSPVSGIYKIGFEGNDGYRLYLNGKLIIDNWKSQTYSAKLVDFNFEKDKEYDIKIEFFESQGYAKFKLVWNVGVNNDWQKKIEEAVAAAKKSDVAVIAAGIEEGEFNDRAYLGLLGHQEELINAVAATGKPVVVVLVGGSAITMDKWINNVPSILDVWYPGEDGGHAIANILFGDKNPAGRLPITFPVFEGQLPLVYNHKPTGRSDDYTNLNGAPLFPFGFGLSYSTFEYSNLRFDKKKIGKSETTKVYCTIKNTSAVDGDEVVQLYVRDLLSSIAQPIKQMKGFERISLKAGESKEVSFEINKEVLQMLNEDMKWVVEPGDFRIMIGASSRDIRLREIITVTE